CTTGATCTTGCCAAGCCCGGAACCGCCGTCAAACAAGGGCCAGCTGGCGGAGACCCCCACGTCCCAGTTCTTCTGCCATTCGTCCGAACCGGAGAAACCTGATCCCTTGCTGTAGGAATAATCGGCTAGCAGTGCCACGGTAGGCTGGTAGCTGGCATAGGATATCAGCTTGGCCTTATCAACCATTTTTTGCCTGATCAAAATTGATTTATATTCCGGCCTGGCTTGAAAAGCCCGCCCTACAAGCAGAGCGCTGTCCGCCTCCACCATATGAAATACCATAGAATCACTCAAAACCACCGGTGCATTCAGCTCCCGATTTAGGACCATATTGAATGAGTGCCGGGAAAGCTCCGCCGCATTCTGCATGCGAATAAGCGGAGGCTGCATATTAGAAAGCTGGACCTCGGCCCGCAATAAATCGTAACGGGAGACCATCCCCTTTTGATATAAAGTCTGCACCCGTGCCAAGTGTTTTTCTATGGACGATACTGCCTCTTGGGTGACGGCGTAGGCGCTTTGGGCCAGCAGCAGCCCGTAATAGGCCTGTTTGACCGCATAGATCACCCCGGCCCTGGCGCTGTCGTAAGATTCCCCGGCGGCCTGGCGGTTCAGCCGGCTTATCTGATAGCCCTGCCATATTTTTCCGCCGGTGTAGACCGGCCAACTAGCGGACAATTTACCGGTATAGGTGTTACCGATCTTATCCGAGACTATCGAAGCACTGGACATGCGCACCACATCTCCGGTAGGAATATAATTGCTGTCAAGCACAGGAGGAAAGTAGGATTGCCCGACTTTCATGTCAATCAGACTGTTCAGCCTAACTATGCTGCCGGATGCCGAAAGTTGGGGAACCAGATATCCCCTGGCCGTCATCAATTGACCGTCGGCGGCGCTGACCTTGTATCGGGCGATTTTCAGGGCGGCGTTTTGCTTCAGGGCCAGATCTATGGCTTGGTTTAATGACATATCCTCCGCCGCCGCAAAGGATGCAAAAAGGATCGCTACGGCAACTGCTGTTCTCATTTTATTTAGTTCCTTTGGTATCATATTTGGTTATGCCGCTTAAATAGAAATTAACCAGGAATTTTAAATCTTCTTTATTATTTATTTTCTGCTGATGCCAAAAGGAGTTCATCGCATTTCCGTGTATCAGGTTAAAAAATGCGGCGGCGGCTTTTTCGGTGTCGATTTTATCAAAAAATCCCTGGTGGATGCCTTCCTGAAGCACCCCGGAGACCGATAGTATCAGGCTCCTGAAATGAACCTTCATTTTTTCCTGCATTTTATGCATCAACACCCCGGGCTGATTGCGGGTCATCAACTGCATCAGATCCACATTCTCCTCAAACAGCCGCAGTATGGTTTTTATCATTATAGATATTTTCTCGGGCGGGGGAAGGCCGCTGCTGCTGGTTTCCTTAATGACCTTTTCTAAGTTATGAATTGTCTCCTCCAGAACCGAAAAGAAAAGATCCTCCTTACTCTCAAAATAGCCGTATAAGGTGCCCTTGGCCAGCTCCGCCTTCTCGGCGATCTCGTCCAAGGTGGTTTCGTGAAGCCCTTTTTCAGCGAATATAACCCTGGCGGCATGAAGGATCTCCGTCCGACGGACAAGTCTTTCCCGTTCCTTGCGCGGCAGTTTTCCCTGGGTATTCTCTTTCATTTCAGACATCTTCCTTTAAAATATGCTAACGCCAAGGTATTTCTTGGGATTGGCTTTCATATCCTTTATCAGTTGGTTCAGTTCATCGGAAGATCCCTTGAGTTTCTGGTACAGCTCTTCGTCCTTGGATAGCTTGCCCAAAGTGCCCTCCCCTTTTTCGATCCTGCTTATTATAACACTGAGTTTCTGCGAAGTAGAGTCAAGGGAATTGTAAAGGTCCGGCTCCCGCAGCAACCTGCCCAGACTGCCCTGGCCCCGCTTGAGGCTGTCGGAGATGATGTTGAGGCTAGACATGGACTGATTGAGGTTGTCATACAGGGAGGGGTCGTTCATCAGCTTGCCGATGGTCCCCTTGTTGCCCTTGATCAGCAGTATCAGATGGTTCATGCTGACCATGACCGAATCAAGGTTGGTATACAATCGGGGATCATCTATCATTTTGCCCAGGGTGCCGGTGCCCTTTTCAATCTTCTTCATGATCACATTGAGCGAGATCGCCGTGGAATTCAGGGTGTCCGATATTTCGGCCACTTTGCCCATTATCTCCTCGGGTGCCATCACTGCTATAGTGGGCAGTTCATCGTCGTTTTCCATCATCGGCCGGTCCATCGATGCCGGCACTATCTCCACCAATTTATCGCCCAACAGCCCCATGCTGCTGATCCTGGCCAGGGAACCCTGGCGGATCCTGGGCTGGGCCTGCTTTTCTATCCTTAAGCGGGCCTCCACTTTTTGGTGGCCGCCGACCTCCACCAGGGCGATCTTATTGACCACCCCCACCTGGAACCCGGAGACCCTCACCGGGGCGCCTTCCTGCAGGCCGCTGACGTCGTCAAACCGGGCGTTCAGGAAATAACGCTGTTTTAAAAAACCCTGGCGTTCTCCCACCGAAAGCACCGCCACCAGGCCCACTGCCAGGCCCACGGTTATCAGCAGGCCCACCTTGAATTCGTGGGACAGTTTATTGATTGGCATTTTCGATCGTTCCCCCTTTAATGAAATCCTGGACGAATTTTAATTTTGAGCCCTTGAGTTCGCTGGAGGTGCCGGAGAAAAGTATCTCCCCGTCCTTGATCACCTCGAAGCGGTCGGCCACCTTAAAGGCGTTGGCTATCTCGTGGGTCACCACTATTGAACCCACCTTGAGTTCATCCTTCAGTTTGTTTATCAGCTCGTTGATCTTGCGGGAGGTCAGGGGATCCAGGCCGGTGGTGGGCTCATCATAGAACATGTAGCGCGGTTCCAGCACTATGGCCCGGGCCAGGGCCACCCTTTTTTTCATGCCGCCGGAAAGCTCCGAGGGCATCAGCCGTTCGCTGCCGGCAAGCTCCACAAAGCTCAGGGCCTGGGCCACTTTTTGGGAGATCTCATCTTCCGACAGTTTCAGATGTTCCCGCAAGGGGTAAGCCACGTTCTCCTTGACGTTCATGGAATCGAACAACGCCGCCCCCTGGAAAAGCATCCCGATCTTTTTCCGCAAGGGCAGCATCTGCCCCTCGGTATAACCAGTGGTGTCCTCGCCGTCGATCATTATCCGTCCCTGGTCCTGTTTGAGCAGCCGGAGGATTATCTTCAGGGTCACGCTCTTGCCGCAGCCGGAACGGCCCAGTATCGCCAGGGTTTCGCCCTGATCTATCCTGAGGTTGACCCCTTTTAAGACCGGTTTGCCCTCAAAGGATTTATGGATGTCGAACAACTCAATCATCAGATTTTTTACGTTTATTGTTTACAGTTCATTGATTGCTGATAATATCACAAACCCCTATCATCAAAACCCAAATTCCTGTCACATTCCCAGCAGAAACAGCACCTTGGTGATGAAAGCATCCAGCAGAAAGACCAGCACCGAAGAAACCACCACCGTGCGGGTCACCGCGTCGCCCACCCCCTTGGTGCCGCCCCGGGCGGTAAGGCCGAAGTAGCAGGCCACGATGGAGACCATCCCCCCGAACACTATGGGTTTTATGAATCCGCTGATCAGGTCGTTGAAGACCAGGGAATTGATCACCGAGGTCCGGTAAAAATTGGCGGTCAGCCCCAGGTTCATCACGCTGACCAGCATCCCGCCCAGGATCCCGATCAGGTCGCCCACCACCACCAGGATGGGCAGCATGATCACCGCCGCAAAGAACCTGGTCAGCACCAGCTTCCGGATGGGGTCGGTGGCCAGGGCCCGCATGGCGTCTATCTGTTCCGAGACCTGCATCGAACCCAGCTCGGCGGTGATGCCCGCCCCCACCCGCCCGGCGAAGACCAGGGATATCAAAACCGGACCCAGCTCCCGAACCAGGGAAACAGAGACTATGCCTCCCACATAGAGCTTGGCCCCAAAGCGCATCAGGGCGTAGCCGATCTGGAAGGCCAGCACGAATCCGGTGAAGAACGAGGTCAGCACCACGATCGGCAGGGAACCCACTCCCACCCGGTCCATCTGCTCCCAGATCAATTTCGGATAATAGGGCGGCCGGACCAGTCTTTTGGCCACCTCCCAGTGGAAGGCAAAAAACCGGTATACCTCCGAAAGGACCCCGGATATTTTATTGATGAGGTATCTATTCATTATACTTGTAGTTCATTTATTGACTGACCAGTCAGTCGGATTATATCAATATGACCCGGATTTGTCAATAGGGCCGTAAATAAATAAAACGCCCGGACGAACCGGGCGTTTTAAAGGGCCTCTGGTCTATTCAAGAAAAAGGCTCAACGATGCCATATAGATCTTCTGCCTGGCCCCGTCGGCCGAAGCCTTCTGATCCATGCTGGCGGCATCCACCAAGATCCTTTTGTAAATATAACCCAGCCCCAGGGACCAGTCGTATTCGCCGTCCGGGGCTTTTCTATATTGGCTGGCCCCGGCCCGGAAAACCACGGCCCCGTAGCCCGGTATATTATGTTTGTATTCACCTCCCGCCATATATTTAAGTTCCGGTACCCCCTTCCCCCAGAACTTTTCGGCGCTGGCTGTGATCTTGGGCAACTTGCCATTGAACCAGGAGATCCCCCCGGATATCTTGGGTTTCAGCTTGTCGTCGCCAAAATCCTTCCAATAGACCTTGCCGGCCAGATTTTGGATAGTGATGCCGACCTTCAACGGTTCCCGGCCTCCGTGAAAGCCAAGGTCCAGGCCGTACCCGATCCCGCTTTCATCGATGATCTCAGCCCGGCTCCATAGGGTGTCCAACTTTTTCTGCTTGACCTCTGTCATCCTGGCCGAGATCAGCTTGGCCGATAATCCCAAAGACATTGACTGATGCAAGTCATCCTTCTTGGAGATGGCAAAGGCAAACTCATCAACTCCGTATTTCAAATAATTATTTACCGAGTCTGATCCTTCTAAGGTAAATTCTGACCCGATAGAGCGGGCCACCGAGCGCCAGGATATTCCTATGCCCTTCCCGGCAAAAACGATATAGTTGAGCCGCTTGGGGCCGGAAAAGATCGGTTCGAAAAACAGCCCCCGGGAATGCAGATAGCTGCAGGAGGCCATTGACCAGTTGATATTGCCCAGTCCGGCCGGGTTCCAAAAGGTTAGGT
The Candidatus Edwardsbacteria bacterium RifOxyA12_full_54_48 DNA segment above includes these coding regions:
- a CDS encoding ABC transporter ATP-binding protein → MIELFDIHKSFEGKPVLKGVNLRIDQGETLAILGRSGCGKSVTLKIILRLLKQDQGRIMIDGEDTTGYTEGQMLPLRKKIGMLFQGAALFDSMNVKENVAYPLREHLKLSEDEISQKVAQALSFVELAGSERLMPSELSGGMKKRVALARAIVLEPRYMFYDEPTTGLDPLTSRKINELINKLKDELKVGSIVVTHEIANAFKVADRFEVIKDGEILFSGTSSELKGSKLKFVQDFIKGGTIENANQ